A genome region from Panthera uncia isolate 11264 chromosome A3 unlocalized genomic scaffold, Puncia_PCG_1.0 HiC_scaffold_11, whole genome shotgun sequence includes the following:
- the LOC125937165 gene encoding small nuclear ribonucleoprotein F-like, giving the protein MSLPLNPKTFLKGLTGKPVMTKLKSRMEYKDHLVSADGYMNMQLANAEKYIDGASSGHFSQVITGCNNVLYIRGVEEEEEDGEM; this is encoded by the coding sequence ATGAGTTTGCCCCTAAATCCCAAAACCTTCCTGAAAGGATTAACAGGAAAGCCAGTAATGACAAAACTCAAGTCCAGAATGGAGTACAAAGACCACCTGGTATCTGCAGATGGCTATATGAATATGCAGCTCGcaaatgcagaaaaatacatAGATGGAGCATCGTCCGGACATTTCAGTCAAGTTATAACAGGGTgtaataatgtcctttatatCAGGGGtgttgaagaagaggaagaagatggggAAATGTGA